A genomic region of Solanum dulcamara chromosome 2, daSolDulc1.2, whole genome shotgun sequence contains the following coding sequences:
- the LOC129879886 gene encoding uncharacterized protein LOC129879886 → MKYLEYTPLDRINDFLSHVNLGERTIKGCLEAYSCKHTGTDKKVSFSLENEIFDYLGKSSDADSSSPVEYLMCRSSRKTLIYLLLTLCHMYPDYDFSAVKAHQFFTEESWDSFKQIFDVYMFEASKEWLDANEGSALLETFYKALDEVVKVAECEIYTYNPEADADPFLEKGAIWSYHFFFYNRRLKRVVSFRFSCVSNLVGEGHLLDDSSFDEDGEIFDGMDM, encoded by the exons ATGAAGTACCTGGAATATACCCCTCTTGATCG GATAAATGATTTTCTAAGTCATGTGAATCTTGGAGAGAGAACCATTAAAGGATGTCTCGAAGCGTACTCTT GTAAACATACTGGAACAGATAAGAAAGTATCGTTTAGTTTGGAGAATGAG ATTTTTGATTATCTTGGAAAATCTTCGGATGCCGATTCTTCTTCTCCTGTTGAATATCTAATGTGTAGATCCAG CCGGAAAACGTTGATATATCTACTCCTTACTCTCTGTCACATGTATCCAGATTATGACTTCAG TGCAGTGAAAGCCCACCAGTTTTTCACTGAAGAGAGCTGGGACAGTTTTAAGCAGATATTTGATGTCTACATGTTTGAGGCCTCAAAG GAATGGCTTGATGCAAATGAAGGCAGTGCTCTGCTTGAAACCTTTTACAAGGCTTTAGATGAG GTTGTAAAAGTTGCTGAATGTGAAATCTACACTTACAATCCGGAGGCAGATGCAGATCCGTTTCTCGAGAAGGGAGCCAT ATGGTCTTACCACTTTTTCTTCTACAATAGAAGATTGAAACGTGTCGTGAGTTTCCGCTTCAGCTGTGTGAG TAACTTGGTTGGTGAAGGACATCTATTAGATGACTCAAGTTTTGATGAAGACGGCGAGATATTCGATGGCATGGACATGTGA